TAGGAGAATGTCGGCGTGCGGGACAGCCAGAGTTACGGCGACGGCATCGCCGTCGTCACGGTTACCTACTCCCCGGGACGGACGCTCGACCGGTTCCTGGAGACGTTGCCCAAGGCCACCGACCGCCAGCTCCGGGTGGTGCTGGCCGACAACGGGTCGACGGACGGGGCTCCGGAACGGGCCGCCGAGCGTCCCGGCGTCGAGCTGGTCAGGATGTCGGGGAACCTCGGCTACGGTTCGGCCGCCAACAGGGGCATCGCCGAACTGGACGAGGACATCGGTTGGGTGGTCGTGTCCAACCCGGATGTGGAGTGGGGCGCCGGGAGTTTGGACGAGTTGTTGGCCGCCGCGGAGCGTTGGCCGCGCGGCGGGGCCTTCGGTCCGTTGATCAGGGAGCCCGACGGCGGTGTCTACCCCTCGGCCAGACTGCTGCCCTCACTGGGGCGCGGGGCGGGGCACGCCCTGCTCGGCGGGGTGTGGCCGGGCAACCCGTTCAGCCGGGCCTACCTCCGCTCCACGGAGAGTTCCGCGGAGCGGACGGCCGGCTGGCTGTCCGGCTCCTGCCTGCTGCTGCGCCGTACGGCGTTGGACTCGGTGACGGGATTCGACCCGCGCTACTTCATGTACTTCGAGGACGTGGATCTGGGCGACCGGCTGGCCCGTGCCGGGTGGCTCAACGTCTACGCCCCGGACTCCGAGGTCGTGCACATCGGGGGACACGCCACGGCGCGCTCGTCGGGTCGCATGCTGACCGAGCACCACCGGAGCGCCTACCGCTATCTCGCCGACCGCTACTCGGGGCCCGCCCTCGCCCCGCTGCGGCTGGCGCTGCGCGGTGCGCTGGGAGCTCGGGCTCGTATCGCACGGCGACGCTAGGGTCCTGCACGGGGCGGCTCGGTCAGCTCGGGTGGTGGTTCTCGGTTCCGGAATCGTCGAACGGCCTCCGGGCGGCTCGGGGCGCGGTCTCAGCCGAATTCCTGGGGGCTTCGGTGCGGATCGTGCGGATAGCTCGGCGCCGCTTCGATCCGGTGCGGCCTGGTCGGGGTTTCCTCCGCGTACTCGGGCCGGGTGCTTTCCGGGCCGGTCGGCCACCCCTCGGACGGAGCGTCGGGGCGCTGCTCGGCCTCTCCCGTCGAGTCCCGGATGACCGTGGTCGAGTTCGGGTCCGTGACCTCCAGGTCCCGTACCGACTCACGCGGGATCCGCACGGTCTTGGCCGCGTCCATCGGTGAAGTCGCGCTGTCCGGTGTGACGACGAACGCACCGCGTGCCCGCGAACGAGCTAGTGCTTCGTCGGCCCGGTTGCGGGGGTCCATGGGTCCCTCTCAATGCTGGCCGGTCGGTTGTCAGCCGCAGCGCGGCCCGCCTGCCGGCTGTGTCGCCGGTTCGATTCGGCCGACCTCACGGCTTGGCCCCGTAGTGGCAGATCCATCGTGACAGAGTTTCCGGTGCCGCGTGGTCTCGCATTGCCGGACCGTGCCGGCTCGGGGCGCCATACCAGGGCGGTGCTGCTACTGCCAGAGTATTCCTCATACATTCCTACGTCAGGGTGAGTTGCCTAGCTCGGGGAGGAGCACGGTGATGACGAGTCCGAACGACCACGCGCCGACACGCGGTGCGGAGGCCGTGGTGCTCGTGGGTGGTCGGGGGACGCGGTTGCGGCCGTTGACGCTGTCGGCGCCGAAGCCGATGCTGCCCACCGCGGGGGTTCCCTTCCTGACTCACCTGCTGTCGCGCATCAGGGCGGCCGGGATCACGCGGGTGGTGTTGAGCACCTCCTACCAGGCGGAGACGTTCGCCGAGTACTTCGGGGACGGTTCGCGGCTCGGTCTGGAGCTGGAGTGCGTCGTCGAACCCCAGCCGTTGGACACGGCCGGGGCCATCCGAAACGTGGCCGACCGGCTGTCGGAGCCGGACGTGCTGGTGTTCAACGGGGACGTGCTGTCCGGTGTGGACCTGCCCGCCATGTTGGACACGCACCGCTCGAACGCGGCGGACGTGACGCTGCACCTGGTCAAGGTCGCCGACCCCTCCCGGTTCGGCTGCGTGCCCACCGACGAGAACGGCAGGGTGACGGCGTTTCTGGAGAAGACCTCGAATCCGCCGGTGGACCAGGTCAACGCGGGGTGCTACGTCTTCCGCCGGGAGGTCGTCGAGGACATACCGCGGGGACGTCCCGTTTCGGTGGAGCGCGAGACCTTTCCCGGGCTGTTGGAGTCGGGATCCCGTTTGCAGGGGCACGTGGAGTCCGCGTACTGGCTGGACCTGGGGACTCCCGCCGCGTTCGCGCGTGGCTCGGCGGATCTGGTGCTGGGGCGCGCGCCGAGCGATGCGCTTCCGGGGCCGACCGGCGAGTCCCTGGTGCTGCGGGACGCCGCGATCGATCCGACGGCCGCGGTTTCCGCGGGGAGCACGGTCGGTGTCGGCTGTGTCGTCGGGGCGAACGCCCGGATCAGCGGTTCCACGCTGTTCGACGGGGCGCGGGTGGCCGAGGACGCGGACGTGTCGGACAGCGTCGTCGGGGCAGGAGCCGTGATCGGGGCCGGTGTCGTGCTCAGCGGGGCCGTGATCGCGGACGGAGCCGTGATCGGGGCCGGGTGTGAGCTGCTGGACGGGGCACGGGTCTGGCCGGGGGTGGAGCTGCCACCGGGCGGGGTGCGCTTCTCGCACGACTGCTGAGGTCGGGGTTGCCGCTCGCTCACGTTGTGGGTGTCGGAGCGGACTCGCGGGTGGGTTCTCGGTGCTGCCCCGGGTCGAAGAACCACGTCGGCGGAACCGGTCGGATCGCTACGCGACGGGAAGGCGTCGGTGACCGCGGCACGAGCCTTTTCGGTGAGCTCGTTGCTATCGCTGTGTTGTGCAGCTATTTTTCCTGCATGACGAATATTACTGTGCGTAACGTTGCCGAAGAGGTTAGGGACTTGCTCGCCGAGGTGGCCCGACGCAACGGCCAGTCCCCGCAGAACTACCTGCTCGGGGTGTTGGAACGCGAGGCCCGGTTCTCGCGCAACGCCGAGCTCGCCCAGCTGCGACCGGTCGGCGGTGGCCTGCTGAGCATGGACGAGATCGTCGACGCCGTGC
This genomic stretch from Actinopolyspora halophila DSM 43834 harbors:
- a CDS encoding glycosyltransferase family 2 protein, yielding MRDSQSYGDGIAVVTVTYSPGRTLDRFLETLPKATDRQLRVVLADNGSTDGAPERAAERPGVELVRMSGNLGYGSAANRGIAELDEDIGWVVVSNPDVEWGAGSLDELLAAAERWPRGGAFGPLIREPDGGVYPSARLLPSLGRGAGHALLGGVWPGNPFSRAYLRSTESSAERTAGWLSGSCLLLRRTALDSVTGFDPRYFMYFEDVDLGDRLARAGWLNVYAPDSEVVHIGGHATARSSGRMLTEHHRSAYRYLADRYSGPALAPLRLALRGALGARARIARRR
- a CDS encoding nucleotidyltransferase family protein; this encodes MTSPNDHAPTRGAEAVVLVGGRGTRLRPLTLSAPKPMLPTAGVPFLTHLLSRIRAAGITRVVLSTSYQAETFAEYFGDGSRLGLELECVVEPQPLDTAGAIRNVADRLSEPDVLVFNGDVLSGVDLPAMLDTHRSNAADVTLHLVKVADPSRFGCVPTDENGRVTAFLEKTSNPPVDQVNAGCYVFRREVVEDIPRGRPVSVERETFPGLLESGSRLQGHVESAYWLDLGTPAAFARGSADLVLGRAPSDALPGPTGESLVLRDAAIDPTAAVSAGSTVGVGCVVGANARISGSTLFDGARVAEDADVSDSVVGAGAVIGAGVVLSGAVIADGAVIGAGCELLDGARVWPGVELPPGGVRFSHDC
- a CDS encoding transposase domain-containing protein, translated to MRNVAEEVRDLLAEVARRNGQSPQNYLLGVLEREARFSRNAELAQLRPVGGGLLSMDEIVDAVQVARGDAPGDDGGEGRA